One genomic segment of Streptomyces sp. RerS4 includes these proteins:
- a CDS encoding DUF3097 domain-containing protein: MREYSPDLTPPWKRAKAVPEVPADPDLVVEVAGTDFCGAVVACEAGTVTLEDRFGKRRVFPLEPRGFLLEGAVVTLTRPARAPAAPSRTASGSVAVPGARARVARAGRIYVEGRHDAELVERVWGDDLRIEGVVVEYLEGVDDLPAVVAEFAPAPGARLGVLVDHLVPGSKESRIAASVTSPHVLVVGHPYVDVWQAVKPSALGIPAWPVVPPGQDWKTGVCRALGWPQNTGAAWQHILSRVTSYRDLEPTLLGRVEELIDFVTGGGEA; encoded by the coding sequence GTGCGTGAGTACTCCCCCGACCTGACCCCGCCGTGGAAGCGCGCGAAGGCCGTTCCCGAGGTGCCCGCCGATCCGGACCTGGTGGTCGAGGTGGCCGGTACGGACTTCTGCGGCGCGGTGGTGGCCTGCGAGGCGGGCACGGTGACCCTGGAGGACCGCTTCGGCAAGCGCCGGGTGTTCCCGCTGGAGCCGCGCGGGTTCCTGCTGGAGGGCGCCGTGGTGACCCTGACCCGGCCGGCGCGGGCGCCCGCCGCCCCCTCACGCACGGCGTCGGGCTCGGTGGCGGTGCCGGGGGCACGGGCCCGGGTGGCGCGGGCGGGGCGGATCTACGTGGAGGGCCGGCACGACGCCGAGCTGGTCGAGCGGGTCTGGGGCGACGACCTGCGGATCGAGGGCGTGGTGGTGGAGTACCTGGAGGGCGTCGACGACCTGCCGGCGGTGGTCGCCGAGTTCGCCCCGGCGCCCGGTGCCCGCCTGGGCGTCCTGGTGGACCACCTGGTCCCGGGCTCGAAGGAGTCCCGTATCGCGGCCTCCGTCACGTCCCCGCACGTCCTGGTCGTGGGCCACCCGTACGTGGACGTCTGGCAGGCGGTGAAGCCGTCCGCGCTGGGCATCCCGGCCTGGCCGGTGGTCCCGCCGGGTCAGGACTGGAAGACGGGCGTCTGCCGAGCCCTGGGCTGGCCGCAGAACACGGGCGCCGCCTGGCAGCACATCCTGTCCCGCGTGACCTCGTACCGTGACCTGGAGCCGACCCTGCTGGGGCGGGTGGAGGAACTGATCGACTTCGTTACGGGTGGTGGTGAGGCCTGA